A region from the Dermacentor andersoni chromosome 11, qqDerAnde1_hic_scaffold, whole genome shotgun sequence genome encodes:
- the LOC126518243 gene encoding uncharacterized protein isoform X1, whose translation MPAAVTNRVRTLCVPTEPALLCSLTAPQRLPSGATERGVVSWRHLPEPGVCDYFILDIEPNADGSYDESQYRFLLDQKTSASRFLFTLPSGRPFSDLRAQFGQLPFQNGAAHLRESLGVRGFGLLDGDSGTSGRAVTEIAIHSTALLFAELTAGLTAAGYVERDITNFFALRPVELRKNFALFAKLLRALDGLVSFLILLSISAPRPICTVEATSAWDITPGCFVKDDVQPTVEECLQLIASLHQPKSQFALTLTLRIDVFMGVDYPRHAPEQGPVKKSAVGKSCYTHAHRFVQEGVCPLAEEADSATPAAAATRECKFVAEVSQNKWRVETFETPASIERTVRVDCTPCHAVAVVKDELAHRKKKTTTKNKTQYDTYGSQSAQSAMVQWKPTARARCLRLHASLHTQEQSAVIRYENLLRQ comes from the exons ATGCCAGCGGCGGTGACTAATCGTGTCCGCACACTTTGCGTCCCTACAGAGCCTGCGCTGCTTTGCTCCCTGACTGCCCCCCAGCGGCTGCCGAGCGGTGCCACAGAGCGAGGCGTGGTCTCGTGGAGGCATCTGCCGGAGCCTGGTGTCTGCGATTACTTCATCCTGGACATCGAGCCGAACGCGGACGGCTCGTACGATG AGTCACAGTACCGCTTCCTGCTGGACCAGAAGACTTCGGCGTCTCGATTCCTGTTCACGCTACCATCGGGACGGCCGTTCAGCGACCTCCGGGCGCAGTTCGGCCAGCTGCCGTTCCAGAACGGCGCAGCCCATCTTCGCGAGTCGCTCGGCGTGCGAGGCTTCGGACTGCTGGACGGCGATAGCGGCACCAGCGGCAGGGCCGTCACGGAAATCGCCATCCACAGCACGGCACTTCTGTTCGCG GAGCTCACCGCAGGCCTAACTGCGGCTGGATACGTGGAGAGAGACATCACCAACTTCTTCGCCCTGCGCCCAGTCGAACTGCGAAAAAACTTCGCGCTCTTCGCCAAGCTTCTTCGGGCGCTCGACGG CTTGGTGAGCTTCCTCATCCTGCTGTCCATATCGGCTCCGCGCCCCATCTGCACCGTGGAAGCTACTTCGGCTTGGGACATTACACCGGGCTGCTTCGTCAAGGACGACGTGCAGCCGACAGTG GAAGAATGCCTGCAGCTGATCGCGAGCCTGCACCAGCCGAAATCGCAGTTTGCCTTGACCCTGACACTGAGGATCGACGTCTTCATGGGCGTGGACTACCCGCGACACGCGCCAGAGCAAGGTCCGGTCAAGAAAAGCGCCGTCGGCAAGAGCTGCTACACCCACGCGCATCGCTTCGTGCAAGAAGGG GTGTGTCCTCTCGCCGAGGAAGCCGACagtgcgacaccggccgcggcggctACTAGAGAATGCAAGTTCGTGGCCGAAGTGTCGCAGAACAAATGGCGGGTGGAGACCTTCGAGACGCCAGCCAGCATCGAGAGAACAGTGCGTGTCGACTGTACACCTTGTCACGCAGTAGCAGTAGTGAAAGATGAACTAgcgcacagaaagaaaaaaacaacaacaaaaaacaaaacacaatatGACACCTACGGATCGCAGTCAGCACAATCAGCGATGGTCCAATGGAAACCAACTGCTCGAGCACGTTGTCTACGCCTACATGCGTCACTGCACACTCAAGAACAGTCGGCAGTGATCAGATACGAGAATTTACTACGCCAGTGA
- the LOC126518243 gene encoding uncharacterized protein isoform X2 translates to MPAAVTNRVRTLCVPTEPALLCSLTAPQRLPSGATERGVVSWRHLPEPGVCDYFILDIEPNADGSYDESQYRFLLDQKTSASRFLFTLPSGRPFSDLRAQFGQLPFQNGAAHLRESLGVRGFGLLDGDSGTSGRAVTEIAIHSTALLFAELTAGLTAAGYVERDITNFFALRPVELRKNFALFAKLLRALDGLVSFLILLSISAPRPICTVEATSAWDITPGCFVKDDVQPTVEECLQLIASLHQPKSQFALTLTLRIDVFMGVDYPRHAPEQGPVKKSAVGKSCYTHAHRFVQEGVCPLAEEADSATPAAAATRECKFVAEVSQNKWRVETFETPASIERTMVRAYQSLGPAKHGRLSWFVYNVTSYVATGACPRGRTRIDKVWEVLERYRKRVATSN, encoded by the exons ATGCCAGCGGCGGTGACTAATCGTGTCCGCACACTTTGCGTCCCTACAGAGCCTGCGCTGCTTTGCTCCCTGACTGCCCCCCAGCGGCTGCCGAGCGGTGCCACAGAGCGAGGCGTGGTCTCGTGGAGGCATCTGCCGGAGCCTGGTGTCTGCGATTACTTCATCCTGGACATCGAGCCGAACGCGGACGGCTCGTACGATG AGTCACAGTACCGCTTCCTGCTGGACCAGAAGACTTCGGCGTCTCGATTCCTGTTCACGCTACCATCGGGACGGCCGTTCAGCGACCTCCGGGCGCAGTTCGGCCAGCTGCCGTTCCAGAACGGCGCAGCCCATCTTCGCGAGTCGCTCGGCGTGCGAGGCTTCGGACTGCTGGACGGCGATAGCGGCACCAGCGGCAGGGCCGTCACGGAAATCGCCATCCACAGCACGGCACTTCTGTTCGCG GAGCTCACCGCAGGCCTAACTGCGGCTGGATACGTGGAGAGAGACATCACCAACTTCTTCGCCCTGCGCCCAGTCGAACTGCGAAAAAACTTCGCGCTCTTCGCCAAGCTTCTTCGGGCGCTCGACGG CTTGGTGAGCTTCCTCATCCTGCTGTCCATATCGGCTCCGCGCCCCATCTGCACCGTGGAAGCTACTTCGGCTTGGGACATTACACCGGGCTGCTTCGTCAAGGACGACGTGCAGCCGACAGTG GAAGAATGCCTGCAGCTGATCGCGAGCCTGCACCAGCCGAAATCGCAGTTTGCCTTGACCCTGACACTGAGGATCGACGTCTTCATGGGCGTGGACTACCCGCGACACGCGCCAGAGCAAGGTCCGGTCAAGAAAAGCGCCGTCGGCAAGAGCTGCTACACCCACGCGCATCGCTTCGTGCAAGAAGGG GTGTGTCCTCTCGCCGAGGAAGCCGACagtgcgacaccggccgcggcggctACTAGAGAATGCAAGTTCGTGGCCGAAGTGTCGCAGAACAAATGGCGGGTGGAGACCTTCGAGACGCCAGCCAGCATCGAGAGAACA ATGGTGCGAGCCTATCAGAGTCTGGGACCGGCCAAGCACGGCCGACTCAGTTGGTTTGTCTACAACGTGACCTCCTACGTGGCCACGGGAGCCTGTCCCAGGGGCCGAACGCGCATCGACAAGGTCTGGGAGGTCCTGGAGCGCTATCGAAAACGAGTGGCGACAAGCAACTAA